Proteins from one Vibrio coralliirubri genomic window:
- a CDS encoding transporter substrate-binding domain-containing protein — protein MKLFKTAITALLALAVSLPALASETPNLDKINERGSLRVGMSTFVPWAMRNKQGDLVGFEIDVAKRLAEDSGWKVEFVPTAWDGIIPSLLSNKFDVIIGGMSITEARAKSVLFTEPYSHSGVQLAANKELAEGFTQISDFDSRRVKIAARRGAFTVQVARETFPKAKVLQFDDDAQAFQEVLNGNAHAVIASSPKPEHEAIKNADTLFIPFEERLSKGNEAFAVRLGETDKTEFFNEWIKARTEDGWLKERYEYWFSTLDWQDQIVQGQ, from the coding sequence ATGAAGCTATTTAAAACCGCAATTACAGCCCTACTTGCGCTTGCCGTCAGTTTGCCTGCACTTGCTTCTGAAACGCCTAACCTAGACAAAATCAACGAACGTGGCTCTCTACGCGTTGGTATGTCGACGTTTGTTCCTTGGGCAATGCGTAACAAACAAGGCGATCTTGTAGGCTTCGAAATCGACGTGGCGAAACGCCTTGCCGAAGATTCGGGTTGGAAAGTCGAATTCGTTCCTACGGCATGGGACGGCATCATCCCTTCTCTACTTTCGAACAAGTTTGATGTAATCATTGGCGGTATGTCTATCACTGAAGCTCGCGCTAAAAGCGTATTGTTCACTGAACCTTACTCGCATTCTGGCGTTCAACTGGCGGCTAATAAAGAGCTAGCAGAAGGTTTTACACAAATCTCTGATTTTGATTCTCGCCGTGTGAAAATTGCCGCTCGTCGTGGGGCATTTACGGTTCAAGTAGCTCGTGAAACATTCCCTAAAGCGAAAGTTCTACAGTTCGATGACGATGCTCAAGCATTCCAAGAAGTGTTAAACGGCAATGCGCACGCGGTGATCGCGTCTAGCCCGAAACCAGAACATGAAGCGATTAAAAACGCAGACACGCTATTTATTCCATTCGAAGAACGCCTATCAAAAGGTAATGAAGCATTTGCAGTTCGCTTAGGTGAAACTGACAAGACAGAATTCTTCAACGAATGGATCAAAGCACGTACTGAAGACGGTTGGTTGAAAGAGCGCTACGAGTACTGGTTCTCTACTCTAGATTGGCAAGACCAGATTGTTCAAGGTCAGTAA
- a CDS encoding amino acid ABC transporter permease: MSSTSALTTPKPNVHMKPWYQRLNLLDGVLLAVICVFASWLYYRSAVGINYQWRWEDAFTLIFIPPSQGNIPYFFQGLIATLRLSVWSMVLALSFGTLLGVARHSKIAFFRTPALIFIQLVRNIPPLVFVFIFYFFVSNQLIPLLGLESILREHNGEINAVQAFLFGPANLWENLASGVICIGLLSSAYIAEVIRAGLESIPKGQWEAADSLGLSALSKYRFVVGPQVLTAITPPLAGQAISLVKDTSIVSLISIQEMTFVGTEMANSSGLIFEIWLIVGFVYFALCFVLSRLFKVIEQRSSAYLNHQ, translated from the coding sequence GTGAGTAGTACTAGCGCATTAACAACACCTAAGCCCAACGTTCATATGAAGCCTTGGTATCAACGTCTTAACCTTTTAGATGGCGTGTTACTCGCTGTCATTTGTGTGTTTGCAAGCTGGCTTTATTATCGTTCTGCTGTTGGTATTAACTACCAGTGGCGCTGGGAAGATGCGTTTACCCTGATTTTCATTCCACCTTCTCAAGGCAATATTCCTTACTTTTTCCAAGGCTTGATCGCGACACTGCGCCTGAGTGTTTGGAGCATGGTGTTAGCACTCTCTTTTGGTACATTACTTGGCGTTGCTAGGCACTCTAAAATTGCTTTCTTTCGTACGCCTGCACTGATTTTTATCCAGCTGGTTCGAAATATTCCGCCACTGGTGTTTGTCTTCATATTCTATTTCTTCGTTTCTAACCAACTGATTCCGTTACTTGGTTTAGAAAGTATCTTACGTGAACACAATGGCGAGATTAACGCGGTTCAAGCCTTTCTGTTTGGTCCTGCTAACCTTTGGGAAAACTTAGCGTCTGGTGTTATCTGTATCGGTTTACTCTCTTCAGCTTACATCGCAGAAGTGATTCGAGCTGGCTTAGAAAGTATTCCAAAAGGGCAATGGGAAGCGGCTGACTCGCTCGGCTTATCGGCGTTGTCTAAGTATCGATTTGTGGTTGGCCCGCAAGTATTAACGGCCATCACACCGCCATTGGCTGGCCAAGCAATCTCTTTGGTTAAAGACACGTCGATTGTGTCTCTGATTTCGATCCAAGAGATGACTTTCGTTGGTACTGAAATGGCAAACTCGTCAGGTTTGATCTTCGAGATCTGGCTGATTGTAGGTTTCGTATATTTTGCTTTATGCTTTGTGCTTTCACGCCTGTTCAAAGTAATTGAGCAACGTTCTAGTGCTTACCTTAACCATCAGTAA
- a CDS encoding ADP-ribosylglycohydrolase family protein: MDNHKERAFYAVVGALVGDAASMGLHWLYDQERILHVAGFEPEFRSPNQFDYQDKGYFAHQGKTAGEQSQYGAQLLAMVDSLVDNQQYDEASYIKHFRFWFDFGGSWRGYIDKATRMSLLNIHQLELANAPITACGADDTQLPAVSKIIPLVACTYTSHTLPAMVESAVRVTNNNDKAVEWAQAITLLIQAAIQGNSPLQSVEMVRQTCSKFIHDQIDEALADPELSITDAAKKFGLHCELSAAFPLLIRIIAGAQSYQQGIRDNILCGGDSCGRAIVIGAVLAACFCEEDGGIPTEWLKQVKLNGGVLSLPIE, translated from the coding sequence ATGGACAATCATAAAGAAAGAGCTTTTTACGCCGTTGTCGGCGCATTGGTTGGAGACGCCGCTTCAATGGGGCTTCACTGGCTGTATGACCAAGAGAGGATCTTACACGTAGCGGGTTTTGAGCCAGAATTTCGCTCTCCGAATCAGTTCGATTATCAAGACAAGGGCTACTTTGCTCACCAAGGAAAAACCGCAGGTGAACAATCGCAATATGGTGCTCAGCTATTGGCGATGGTCGACAGTTTAGTCGACAACCAACAGTACGATGAAGCGAGCTACATCAAGCACTTCCGCTTCTGGTTTGATTTTGGTGGTAGTTGGCGAGGCTATATTGATAAAGCGACTCGTATGAGCTTGTTGAACATCCATCAATTAGAATTGGCAAACGCCCCAATTACAGCCTGTGGCGCGGATGATACACAGCTCCCCGCAGTCTCAAAAATCATTCCATTAGTGGCGTGTACTTACACCTCTCACACTTTGCCAGCGATGGTAGAGAGCGCGGTACGAGTGACCAACAACAACGACAAAGCCGTGGAATGGGCACAAGCCATCACCCTACTGATTCAAGCGGCAATTCAAGGTAATTCGCCACTGCAATCGGTAGAAATGGTGCGACAAACCTGTAGCAAGTTCATACACGATCAAATCGACGAAGCACTGGCTGATCCTGAGCTTTCGATTACAGATGCCGCGAAGAAGTTTGGATTGCATTGCGAATTGAGCGCTGCGTTCCCCTTGCTGATTCGCATCATTGCAGGTGCTCAGAGTTATCAACAAGGTATTCGAGACAATATCTTATGTGGCGGTGACAGCTGCGGGCGTGCGATTGTGATTGGCGCGGTATTAGCGGCGTGTTTCTGCGAAGAAGACGGTGGAATTCCAACCGAATGGCTAAAACAAGTCAAACTCAATGGCGGTGTGCTGTCTTTGCCTATTGAGTGA
- a CDS encoding LysR family transcriptional regulator — protein sequence MRHLKAFHIFHVAAHSNSYSDAADKLNITHGAVSKQIKVLENHLSQVLFYKQGRNVCLTKEGELLKGYTEQAFQALETGVHKLNPLNHQALEVSCEPTLTMRWLMPRLGDFYNESGIDVRLSTAGGPVTLGATGLDMAIRRDDFNVTEHYKQIPLVEEWVGPVFSPDYWQQVKDKLADVKLLHSSTRPNAWSYWASITKDSEFDRRLVSQAISNQTFAHFYFCFQAAVDGLGAALGSYPLVVDDLNRGNLIAPFGFVPSGHQYILLTQDDKHDEPESPFVVWLKNELSQCVPAYRNDRLN from the coding sequence ATGAGACATTTGAAAGCATTTCATATTTTCCACGTAGCAGCGCATTCGAACAGTTACAGTGATGCGGCGGATAAACTCAATATCACACATGGCGCAGTGAGTAAGCAGATCAAGGTATTGGAAAATCACTTATCCCAAGTTTTGTTCTACAAACAGGGTAGGAATGTGTGTCTCACCAAAGAAGGGGAATTACTCAAAGGGTACACAGAGCAAGCGTTCCAAGCCTTGGAGACTGGAGTCCATAAGCTTAATCCGCTGAATCATCAAGCCTTGGAAGTTTCATGCGAACCCACATTGACCATGCGTTGGTTAATGCCTCGACTCGGTGATTTCTATAACGAATCCGGAATTGATGTCCGATTGTCTACCGCAGGTGGACCTGTGACATTAGGCGCAACTGGATTAGATATGGCCATTCGCCGAGACGACTTCAACGTAACCGAGCATTACAAACAGATTCCGTTAGTCGAAGAATGGGTTGGTCCTGTGTTCTCGCCTGATTATTGGCAACAGGTCAAAGACAAGCTAGCCGATGTGAAATTACTGCACAGTAGCACGCGACCAAACGCTTGGAGCTACTGGGCATCCATCACCAAAGATAGTGAATTTGATCGCCGATTGGTGTCGCAAGCTATATCAAACCAGACCTTTGCACACTTCTATTTCTGCTTTCAAGCGGCCGTTGATGGGCTAGGAGCGGCTCTTGGTTCCTATCCATTGGTGGTTGATGATTTGAATAGAGGCAACTTAATCGCGCCGTTCGGCTTTGTGCCTTCCGGCCATCAGTACATATTGCTCACACAAGATGACAAGCACGATGAACCAGAAAGCCCGTTTGTGGTTTGGCTAAAGAATGAGTTATCACAGTGTGTTCCAGCCTATAGGAACGATCGTCTGAACTAG
- a CDS encoding LysE family translocator, protein MEWLSLAVLGLLIVISPGADFVLVLKNSVNQGRQAGIWTAIGVSLAICVHISYSMLGISYLISQNEQLFDMIRYAGAAYLIYLGLKGILSADNKLAPMEDAKQSTSVWRYLAQGFLCNVLNPKTMLFFLSIFSQVISPDADNQHVALGYGLYMIVLHGLWFGVVAMLFTSNTLQKHLLRAKKRLNQACGFGLVTFGALLAIKS, encoded by the coding sequence ATGGAGTGGTTAAGCCTAGCAGTATTGGGACTATTGATTGTTATTAGTCCAGGAGCTGATTTCGTTTTAGTTTTGAAAAACAGTGTCAATCAAGGAAGACAAGCAGGGATTTGGACTGCAATCGGTGTGAGTTTAGCCATTTGCGTCCACATCAGTTATTCAATGCTTGGAATCAGTTACTTAATCTCACAGAATGAGCAGCTGTTTGACATGATCAGATACGCAGGCGCAGCCTACCTTATTTATCTAGGACTAAAAGGTATCTTGAGTGCGGACAACAAGCTTGCACCTATGGAAGATGCAAAGCAAAGCACCAGTGTTTGGCGCTATTTAGCCCAAGGCTTTTTATGTAACGTGCTCAACCCAAAAACCATGTTGTTCTTCTTGAGCATCTTCAGCCAAGTCATCTCACCTGATGCAGATAATCAGCATGTCGCACTCGGCTATGGGCTTTACATGATCGTACTTCACGGCTTATGGTTTGGCGTTGTCGCTATGCTGTTTACTTCGAATACATTGCAAAAGCATCTATTGAGAGCAAAGAAAAGGCTTAATCAAGCGTGTGGATTTGGCTTAGTGACGTTCGGAGCACTGTTGGCGATTAAATCGTAA
- a CDS encoding DUF1501 domain-containing protein — protein sequence MKKPDCSQNKAPHSINRRQFMGIAAAVGVSAMVPFPSFAKTGSDNIFIWVSLRGAMDGLNVVVPHADPDYSNLRPNIGLKPEQLLKLDDFFGLHPSLKQCQQWYESNELSFVHACSTAYRERSHFDGQKILENGTSDPFNTVGWINRLLTLSSEKYDGIAIDSGLPLIMQGESTVASWYPNRLKTRDKQTELLEELFQSDQMLSSNFESVMKIDQLVGDQGVGKQFKSLMGKTGDILSADNGPNIAALELGGWDTHANQGNVNGRLSNQLKTLDVGLAALKASLGDRWKKTVIIAASEFGRTAKENGTKGTDHGTGNVMFVAGGALPSLKGAGGKVIANWPGLSQSQLYEGRDLSPTTDMRSVIKGVLYQHLSVEVKQLNTIFPDSADIRPMNLV from the coding sequence ATGAAAAAGCCAGATTGTTCTCAGAATAAAGCGCCACATAGTATTAACCGTCGCCAGTTCATGGGCATTGCGGCGGCTGTTGGCGTCAGTGCGATGGTGCCATTTCCAAGCTTTGCCAAAACAGGTTCGGACAATATCTTCATTTGGGTATCACTGCGTGGCGCGATGGATGGTTTAAATGTTGTAGTGCCGCATGCCGATCCGGATTACTCTAATTTGAGACCCAACATCGGATTAAAACCAGAACAGTTACTGAAGTTGGATGATTTCTTTGGACTTCATCCATCCCTAAAGCAGTGCCAACAATGGTATGAAAGTAACGAACTCAGCTTTGTGCACGCTTGTTCAACCGCTTATCGCGAGCGCTCACATTTTGATGGACAGAAGATATTAGAGAACGGCACTTCCGACCCGTTTAACACCGTAGGGTGGATTAACCGTTTACTCACGTTGAGCTCAGAAAAATACGATGGAATAGCGATTGATTCGGGCTTACCACTCATCATGCAGGGCGAATCGACCGTGGCAAGTTGGTACCCAAACCGCTTAAAAACACGTGATAAACAAACAGAACTGCTGGAAGAGTTGTTTCAAAGTGACCAAATGCTGTCTTCAAACTTCGAAAGTGTCATGAAGATAGATCAACTGGTAGGCGACCAAGGTGTCGGCAAACAGTTTAAATCATTGATGGGTAAAACAGGCGACATATTGTCGGCTGATAACGGACCAAACATCGCAGCGTTAGAACTTGGTGGGTGGGACACTCACGCCAATCAAGGCAACGTAAATGGACGGTTGAGTAATCAACTTAAAACTTTGGATGTTGGGTTAGCGGCTCTCAAGGCTTCACTAGGTGATCGTTGGAAGAAGACAGTGATCATCGCGGCCAGTGAATTTGGTCGAACAGCAAAAGAAAACGGCACCAAAGGCACCGACCACGGTACTGGCAACGTCATGTTTGTTGCGGGTGGTGCGCTGCCATCGTTGAAAGGAGCGGGTGGTAAGGTTATTGCCAATTGGCCGGGCTTGAGCCAAAGCCAGCTATATGAAGGCCGAGACCTTAGTCCAACGACTGATATGCGTTCCGTTATCAAGGGCGTGCTCTACCAACACTTATCGGTAGAAGTGAAACAACTCAACACTATCTTCCCTGATAGTGCCGATATTAGACCGATGAATCTTGTTTAG
- a CDS encoding DUF1800 domain-containing protein — protein sequence MNYYPTSKIVGEQRFGFGSRLGQTTYYSPVEQLDKKPFVHQAIQDLPSTESTLIKVGENRVQRMKAKGDEQQMQATKKEAQSFLRTQYRQQAQARHLQSVETPYGFQERIIQFWSNHFAISVDNRKLMPLAASIENDVVRQHWNGNFGEMLMASSKHPAMLLYLDNQLSIGPNSKVGKRRNKGLNENLAREILELHTLGVDGSYTQQDVIALAKAISGWGIKFKSPDAGFRFANNLHEPGSITLLGKAYSQSGVSQGESCLQTLATHKDTAAHLVGKLCQHFIGDTPKELSDQMVAEYLKGEGNLLPIYRLLLNSAEASKPNPNRFRPPKEWLFAVLRSADISLNEKQAFNALNNLGQPPFKPGSPAGWSDQDRDYNSPSALTQRMQVANRLASAAIKSAKASGVKPKAVVDKVIAGLYGDAIDEHTQIVLNKADGATMQLSLLWLSPQFQYR from the coding sequence ATGAATTATTACCCGACTTCAAAAATTGTGGGTGAACAAAGGTTTGGTTTTGGGTCTAGATTAGGTCAAACAACCTATTATTCTCCTGTAGAACAGTTGGATAAAAAGCCATTCGTTCACCAAGCCATACAAGATTTACCGAGTACCGAATCTACTCTGATTAAAGTAGGAGAGAATCGTGTACAACGAATGAAGGCCAAGGGTGACGAACAACAGATGCAAGCCACGAAGAAAGAAGCGCAGTCTTTTCTTCGAACGCAGTATCGACAACAAGCTCAAGCTCGCCACCTACAAAGTGTTGAAACGCCTTATGGTTTTCAAGAGCGCATCATTCAGTTTTGGAGCAATCACTTCGCCATCTCGGTCGATAATCGAAAACTGATGCCCTTGGCCGCCAGCATTGAAAACGATGTGGTTCGCCAGCATTGGAATGGTAACTTTGGCGAGATGCTGATGGCTTCTTCTAAACATCCTGCGATGCTTCTGTATCTCGATAATCAACTCTCGATTGGTCCCAATTCAAAAGTCGGAAAGCGCCGTAATAAGGGGCTCAATGAGAACCTCGCGCGTGAGATCTTAGAACTCCACACTCTTGGCGTTGATGGTTCTTACACTCAGCAAGACGTCATTGCCTTAGCAAAAGCCATTTCAGGCTGGGGCATTAAATTCAAATCTCCTGATGCTGGCTTTCGATTTGCTAATAACCTGCATGAGCCAGGAAGTATCACACTGCTTGGAAAGGCTTATTCTCAATCCGGCGTCTCGCAAGGAGAGTCGTGTTTACAAACCTTAGCGACCCACAAAGACACTGCTGCGCACTTGGTTGGTAAGCTATGCCAGCATTTCATTGGCGACACGCCTAAAGAACTCTCGGATCAAATGGTTGCTGAATATCTGAAAGGAGAGGGGAATTTACTGCCTATTTATCGATTGTTATTGAACAGCGCTGAGGCGAGTAAACCTAACCCCAATCGTTTTAGGCCGCCGAAGGAGTGGCTGTTTGCCGTCCTTCGTAGTGCCGATATTTCTTTAAACGAGAAACAGGCATTCAATGCTCTCAACAATTTAGGACAGCCTCCTTTTAAACCGGGTTCACCTGCAGGGTGGTCGGATCAAGACAGAGACTACAATAGCCCTTCGGCGTTGACTCAGCGTATGCAGGTCGCCAATAGGCTTGCGTCTGCTGCAATAAAATCGGCTAAAGCGTCGGGAGTTAAACCGAAGGCGGTAGTGGATAAAGTGATCGCGGGTTTATATGGCGATGCTATTGATGAACACACCCAAATTGTATTGAACAAAGCCGACGGCGCTACAATGCAACTTTCCCTGTTGTGGCTAAGCCCTCAGTTTCAATACCGTTAG
- a CDS encoding GNAT family N-acetyltransferase: MKYSTRPAQLSDYEFLFELKKAAEFEPIKAVFGWDEQIQRDIHAEEWAEERPEIIEYQGKAIGSVLLQDKGEHFYFCRFFLLPEYHGKGIGSQILTDCLAHADKLSKPVELCYLQGNRVGELYLRFGFEITSQNDQFVYMWRK; encoded by the coding sequence TTGAAGTATTCAACAAGACCTGCTCAGTTATCAGATTATGAATTTCTGTTTGAGCTTAAGAAAGCCGCTGAGTTTGAACCGATCAAAGCCGTATTTGGCTGGGATGAGCAAATTCAACGAGATATACACGCCGAAGAGTGGGCAGAAGAACGGCCAGAAATCATTGAATATCAAGGTAAAGCGATTGGCAGTGTATTGCTGCAAGACAAAGGTGAACACTTCTACTTTTGCCGATTCTTCCTACTGCCTGAATATCATGGTAAAGGCATTGGTAGCCAAATCCTCACCGACTGCTTAGCTCACGCAGACAAGCTCAGTAAGCCAGTTGAGTTGTGTTACCTGCAAGGTAATCGCGTTGGAGAGCTCTACTTAAGATTTGGTTTTGAAATCACCTCGCAAAACGACCAGTTTGTCTATATGTGGCGTAAATAG
- a CDS encoding GNAT family N-acetyltransferase, whose product MDMVKAALSHSTAFHHYVNACTEDGLDIYTGISDGSDAYLEKRIAYSKGEGLPEGWTPASTYFCFESGRILGVIRVRHGTSPYIHDVIGNIGYETLPQARGRGIASHMLSWIQRHVLSESAIITCERGNIASQKVIEKCGGQFLNTFYSEQDKHEVLRYQLEPK is encoded by the coding sequence ATGGACATGGTTAAAGCTGCTCTTTCGCATTCAACTGCCTTTCATCACTATGTGAATGCCTGTACTGAAGATGGGTTAGATATTTACACGGGCATTTCTGATGGCAGTGATGCCTATTTGGAAAAACGAATTGCTTATTCAAAAGGTGAGGGCTTGCCAGAAGGGTGGACGCCTGCTTCTACTTATTTTTGTTTCGAGTCTGGGCGTATTCTTGGAGTGATAAGAGTTCGTCATGGTACCAGTCCGTACATTCACGATGTCATTGGAAATATCGGATATGAGACGCTGCCACAAGCCAGAGGGCGGGGTATCGCAAGTCATATGTTGTCTTGGATTCAACGGCACGTATTGTCCGAAAGCGCTATCATTACCTGTGAGAGGGGCAATATTGCTTCGCAAAAAGTGATTGAGAAGTGCGGTGGACAATTCTTGAATACCTTTTATTCAGAGCAAGATAAACACGAAGTCTTACGTTACCAACTAGAACCAAAATGA
- a CDS encoding N-acetyltransferase, whose translation MIREYRPADIETVIDIWLIASIKAHDFVAPEFWESQVGNMRDIYIPASTTYVYQIDGEVRGFYSLYEGILAAIFVSPQHQGCGVGKQLIQHAKLECPNLSLNVYKENQAAIEFYLSQDFSITSEQTDEHTGHQEYTMHLS comes from the coding sequence ATGATCAGAGAATACCGTCCAGCCGATATTGAAACCGTTATAGATATTTGGTTAATCGCCTCGATCAAGGCGCATGATTTTGTGGCTCCTGAGTTCTGGGAGTCGCAAGTGGGTAATATGCGCGATATATACATCCCAGCATCAACAACTTACGTCTATCAAATAGACGGTGAGGTTCGTGGCTTTTATTCGCTTTATGAAGGGATTTTAGCTGCGATCTTTGTGAGCCCGCAGCATCAAGGTTGTGGTGTTGGTAAGCAACTTATCCAACACGCGAAGCTTGAATGCCCAAATCTGTCTTTGAATGTGTATAAAGAGAACCAAGCGGCCATTGAGTTCTACTTGTCTCAAGATTTCTCTATTACGAGCGAGCAAACTGATGAGCACACAGGACATCAAGAATACACCATGCACTTATCTTAG
- a CDS encoding zinc ribbon domain-containing protein YjdM produces MSLPPCPQCQSEYVYQDQNNLICPECAYEWNPEEERLEREAARVKDVNGVVLESGDKVTFIKDLKIKGSSSVLKIGTKAVIRRINEGKDHQLDCKLDGGGEMLVTAKYVKKQ; encoded by the coding sequence ATGTCTCTACCTCCTTGCCCGCAATGCCAATCTGAATATGTCTATCAAGACCAAAACAACCTAATCTGCCCTGAGTGTGCCTACGAATGGAACCCAGAAGAAGAGCGTTTAGAAAGAGAAGCTGCGCGTGTTAAGGACGTGAATGGTGTTGTATTGGAAAGTGGCGATAAAGTTACCTTCATTAAAGATCTAAAAATTAAAGGCAGTTCTAGCGTATTGAAAATCGGCACTAAAGCCGTGATTCGACGTATCAACGAAGGTAAAGACCACCAGCTAGATTGCAAGCTGGATGGTGGCGGTGAAATGCTGGTTACGGCGAAGTACGTTAAGAAGCAGTAA
- a CDS encoding threonine/serine exporter family protein has translation MPSQFRINKIVEIGDTLHRSGCAPYKLEKYTQFYAKKHGVDVMIQATPTAINYQFPDDNNAVILKRLKPASINLSLLANTIIRINQPSSEPVPEPVGYSKFVTALANMGIPPAYLMLVGSTLEAVGFSALLGLMVWVCQQVLHSRRAIAVEFISALLTGIFVAFLASTGLPIPVWALCIASIVLFVPGLSIANALECLAFNDLVSGTSLLGQSALTLIKLFVGIIMGLNIGEAIWGQAVSIDYTNAVPMWMHISGLVLISVSIGVMFNARPKDILLGLPVAVLGMWGPFYLGFDSGWVVGTWVTTVLITLYGTWIAKKMELTGSIYIVQGIIILVPGSRVLVSASQSVFEQSILPIPSIGLSALFMFSAIVAGQITAYSIYSPKVER, from the coding sequence ATGCCTTCTCAGTTCCGAATTAACAAAATTGTTGAAATTGGTGACACTCTTCACCGCAGTGGCTGTGCTCCTTACAAGCTAGAGAAATACACTCAATTCTATGCAAAAAAGCATGGTGTTGACGTGATGATCCAAGCAACGCCAACTGCGATTAACTATCAATTTCCAGACGATAACAACGCCGTTATTCTTAAGCGTTTAAAGCCTGCGTCAATTAACCTGAGTTTGTTGGCCAATACGATCATTCGTATTAACCAGCCAAGCAGTGAGCCAGTACCTGAGCCTGTCGGCTACTCTAAATTCGTGACGGCACTTGCCAATATGGGTATTCCGCCTGCCTATTTGATGCTGGTGGGCAGTACGTTGGAAGCGGTGGGCTTTTCTGCGTTATTGGGTTTGATGGTTTGGGTATGTCAGCAAGTCCTTCATTCACGTCGCGCAATTGCGGTTGAGTTCATCTCGGCACTGTTAACGGGTATCTTCGTGGCATTTCTGGCGAGTACAGGGTTGCCGATTCCGGTGTGGGCGTTGTGTATCGCCTCGATTGTCTTGTTTGTCCCCGGGTTATCCATAGCCAACGCACTAGAATGTTTGGCGTTTAATGATCTAGTCTCTGGTACTAGCTTGCTAGGGCAGAGTGCCTTAACGCTGATTAAGCTGTTTGTCGGGATTATCATGGGGCTTAATATTGGCGAAGCGATATGGGGACAAGCGGTCTCCATCGACTATACCAATGCGGTACCTATGTGGATGCACATATCGGGCTTGGTGCTGATTTCTGTGTCTATCGGTGTGATGTTTAATGCTCGCCCTAAAGACATCTTGCTTGGCTTGCCAGTAGCGGTTCTCGGTATGTGGGGCCCATTCTATCTAGGTTTTGATAGTGGTTGGGTTGTCGGTACTTGGGTTACGACGGTTCTTATTACTTTGTACGGAACTTGGATTGCTAAAAAGATGGAGCTCACGGGCTCCATTTATATCGTGCAAGGGATTATCATCTTGGTTCCGGGTAGCCGAGTATTAGTGAGTGCCAGCCAGTCGGTGTTTGAACAATCGATTTTACCTATCCCGAGTATTGGTTTGTCGGCGTTATTCATGTTCTCTGCAATCGTGGCAGGGCAAATCACCGCTTACTCGATTTACTCACCAAAAGTCGAACGTTAA
- the copI gene encoding copper-resistant cuproprotein CopI, with amino-acid sequence MKKTLIAIALTLTTATAFAEMDHSNMDHSMMKSGEMDHSKMDHSMMKDGKMDHSMMNMEGMSEVGMPATGAKPDKVVHVLLSDDMKITFKNKVDIEPNDVVQFVVMNTGKIDHEFSIGSASEQLEHREMMKNMGNHAHDSGSTVTVKPGKAKQLLWHFHGDNNVEFACNIPGHAEAGMVKSLTL; translated from the coding sequence ATGAAAAAGACACTTATTGCGATTGCACTGACGTTAACTACTGCAACGGCTTTTGCTGAAATGGACCATTCGAATATGGATCACTCGATGATGAAGAGTGGAGAGATGGATCATTCAAAAATGGATCACAGCATGATGAAGGATGGAAAGATGGACCATTCGATGATGAATATGGAAGGCATGTCTGAAGTGGGTATGCCTGCGACAGGCGCAAAGCCGGATAAAGTGGTTCATGTTCTGCTAAGTGACGATATGAAAATCACATTTAAGAACAAGGTTGATATTGAGCCGAACGACGTGGTGCAGTTTGTTGTGATGAACACAGGCAAGATTGATCACGAATTCTCGATTGGATCTGCTTCAGAGCAGTTAGAGCATCGTGAAATGATGAAAAACATGGGTAATCACGCACATGATTCGGGCAGCACAGTGACAGTTAAGCCGGGTAAAGCGAAGCAATTGCTGTGGCATTTCCATGGTGATAATAACGTAGAGTTCGCGTGCAATATTCCTGGTCACGCTGAAGCGGGTATGGTGAAGTCGTTAACGCTATAA